In a genomic window of Polypterus senegalus isolate Bchr_013 chromosome 13, ASM1683550v1, whole genome shotgun sequence:
- the ccdc78 gene encoding coiled-coil domain-containing protein 78 isoform X2, with amino-acid sequence MGSKGDGESASGLREQLRRLTNENVQLRDKNERLFSKLGELQGKLGQVAGSKTDLSSKLVFSEEEKLKISKDLIEMQIHTNKMREQYEAEGFELKNKILTLENRLVELETQRDKLYSEAETTWGRLHAAEKNQKELADEYIVLKSNYLALCKEHEKEVTKNDELGLELLNLAKAQDALLKQQEDQARQRQAYSEATMELERVKALVGRLSDRKIKPEDLVASEHERRKVERSLLGNQDEIKEELERMKRSHEGQQHKLEEKVVTMGRELQETKRAVRNTQHKLAEQSAALLSSQGQLKEVEADNSRLQLQLKELNEEYRARLVRYIQDLAEYVDGCTAEAGGRTPAVPLERSRMKSFVDNMLQDVKASYRSREEQLANAARGYKKRLQHLLKVHERLLVAYRMQREQILSVGERGLDPGPPESHFGVPDNELESEMSRELQRLRGDKARLEAQLQEQKRSVDILDPTAFSQQSPANVGKISEDGWADIRKQLREFTHSTQEDLERERAQLLTRAMVAEEQLSELQDYVDKHLARYKQEIIRLRRLLGTEAGRAFSADAPDARHLRHSRRNGSYEL; translated from the exons ATGGGCTCGAAGGGAGACGGGGAGAGCGCGAGCGGACTGCGGGAGCAGCTACGGCGTCTGACCAACGAGAAC GTGCAGCTGCGGGACAAGAATGAGCGGCTCTTCAGCAAACTGGGGGAGTTGCAGGGCAAACTGGGCCAAGTGGCGGGCTCCAAGACAGACTTGTCCTCTAAACTGGTGTTCAGCGAGGAGGAGAAACTGAAG ATCTCCAAGGACCTCATTGAGATGCAGATCCACACCAATAAAATGAGGGAGCAGTACGAAGCGGAGGGCTTTGAGCTCAAGAACAAG ATACTGACCCTGGAGAACCGACTCGTGGAGCTGGAGACGCAACGGGACAAGCTGTACAGCGAGGCCGAGACCACCTGGGGGCGCCTGCACGCCGCCGAGAAGAACCAGAAGGAACTGGCAGACGAGTACATCGTGCTGAAGAGCAACTACCTGGCACTGTGCAAGGAGCACGAGAAGGAG GTGACCAAGAATGACGAGTTGGGCTTGGAGCTCCTGAACTTGGCCAAGGCGCAGGATGCCCTTCTGAAGCAGCAGGAGGACCAGGCCAGGCAGCGCCAGGCGTACTCGGAGGCCACCATGGAGCTGGAGCGGGTCAAGGCGCTGGTTGGCCGCCTGTCCGACAGGAAGATCAAG CCTGAAGATCTGGTGGCATCTGAGCACGAGCGCAGGAAGGTGGAGAGGAGC CTGCTTGGAAATCAAGACGAGATCAAAGAGGAGCTGGAGAGGATGAAGAGGAGCCATGAAGGCCAGCAGCACAAGCTGGAAGAGAAAGT GGTGACGATGGGCAGGGAGCTGCAGGAGACCAAGAGGGCCGTTCGGAACACCCAGCACAAGCTGGCAGAGCAGTCTGCG GCCCTTCTGAGCTCCCAGGGCCAGCTGAAGGAGGTGGAGGCCGACAACTCGAGGCTGCAGCTTCAGCTCAAGGAGCTCAACGAGGAGTACCGTGCCCGGCTCGTCCGCTACATTCAGGACCTGGCG GAGTACGTGGACGGATGCACAGCTGAAGCGGGTGGACGCACGCCAGCGGTGCCCCTCGAGCGCTCCAGGATGAAGAGCTTCGTGGACAACATGCTGCAGGATGTCAAGGCCTCCTACCGGTCCCGAGAGGAGCAGCTCGCCAACGCGGCGCGCGGGTACAAGAAGAGGCTGCAGCACCTGCTCAAGGTGCACGAGAGGCTGCTGGTCGCTTACAG AATGCAGCGGGAGCAGATCCTGTCGGTTGGAGAGCGCGGCCTGGACCCCGGCCCCCCGGAGTCGCACTTCGGCGTTCCCGACAACGAGCTGGAGAGCGAGATGAGCCGCGAGCTACAGAGGCTGCGGGGGGACAAGGCGCGGCTGGAGGCGCAGCTGCAGGAGCAG AAGCGCAGCGTGGACATCCTCGACCCCACCGCCTTCTCACAGCA GTCACCTGCCAATGTGGGAAAAATCTCGGAAGACGGCTGGGCGGACATCAGGAAGCAGCTGCGTGAATTCACCCACTCGACGCAG GAGGACCTCGAGAGGGAGCGTGCCCAGCTGCTGACGCGGGCCATGGTGGCAGAGGAGCAGCTCTCGGAGCTCCAGGACTACGTAGACAAGCACCTGGCAAG GTACAAACAGGAGATCATCAGACTGAGGAGACTCTTGGGCACGGAAGCGGGCCGCGCTTTCAGTGCCGATGCCCCCGACGCCCGTCATCTGCGCCACTCCAGAAGAAATGGCAGTTACGAACTGTGA
- the ccdc78 gene encoding coiled-coil domain-containing protein 78 isoform X1 gives MGRLHVGVLLCVCVWGGHMPVSCQLAFLTWHLLLSSTAFVFQVQLRDKNERLFSKLGELQGKLGQVAGSKTDLSSKLVFSEEEKLKISKDLIEMQIHTNKMREQYEAEGFELKNKILTLENRLVELETQRDKLYSEAETTWGRLHAAEKNQKELADEYIVLKSNYLALCKEHEKEVTKNDELGLELLNLAKAQDALLKQQEDQARQRQAYSEATMELERVKALVGRLSDRKIKPEDLVASEHERRKVERSLLGNQDEIKEELERMKRSHEGQQHKLEEKVVTMGRELQETKRAVRNTQHKLAEQSAALLSSQGQLKEVEADNSRLQLQLKELNEEYRARLVRYIQDLAEYVDGCTAEAGGRTPAVPLERSRMKSFVDNMLQDVKASYRSREEQLANAARGYKKRLQHLLKVHERLLVAYRMQREQILSVGERGLDPGPPESHFGVPDNELESEMSRELQRLRGDKARLEAQLQEQKRSVDILDPTAFSQQSPANVGKISEDGWADIRKQLREFTHSTQEDLERERAQLLTRAMVAEEQLSELQDYVDKHLARYKQEIIRLRRLLGTEAGRAFSADAPDARHLRHSRRNGSYEL, from the exons ATGGGGCGCCTCCATGTTGGGGtcctcctgtgtgtgtgtgtgtgggggggtcacATGCCCGTCTCCTGCCAGCTTGCTTTCCTCACCTGGCACCTTCTCCTCAGCTCGACTGCTTTTGTCTTTCAGGTGCAGCTGCGGGACAAGAATGAGCGGCTCTTCAGCAAACTGGGGGAGTTGCAGGGCAAACTGGGCCAAGTGGCGGGCTCCAAGACAGACTTGTCCTCTAAACTGGTGTTCAGCGAGGAGGAGAAACTGAAG ATCTCCAAGGACCTCATTGAGATGCAGATCCACACCAATAAAATGAGGGAGCAGTACGAAGCGGAGGGCTTTGAGCTCAAGAACAAG ATACTGACCCTGGAGAACCGACTCGTGGAGCTGGAGACGCAACGGGACAAGCTGTACAGCGAGGCCGAGACCACCTGGGGGCGCCTGCACGCCGCCGAGAAGAACCAGAAGGAACTGGCAGACGAGTACATCGTGCTGAAGAGCAACTACCTGGCACTGTGCAAGGAGCACGAGAAGGAG GTGACCAAGAATGACGAGTTGGGCTTGGAGCTCCTGAACTTGGCCAAGGCGCAGGATGCCCTTCTGAAGCAGCAGGAGGACCAGGCCAGGCAGCGCCAGGCGTACTCGGAGGCCACCATGGAGCTGGAGCGGGTCAAGGCGCTGGTTGGCCGCCTGTCCGACAGGAAGATCAAG CCTGAAGATCTGGTGGCATCTGAGCACGAGCGCAGGAAGGTGGAGAGGAGC CTGCTTGGAAATCAAGACGAGATCAAAGAGGAGCTGGAGAGGATGAAGAGGAGCCATGAAGGCCAGCAGCACAAGCTGGAAGAGAAAGT GGTGACGATGGGCAGGGAGCTGCAGGAGACCAAGAGGGCCGTTCGGAACACCCAGCACAAGCTGGCAGAGCAGTCTGCG GCCCTTCTGAGCTCCCAGGGCCAGCTGAAGGAGGTGGAGGCCGACAACTCGAGGCTGCAGCTTCAGCTCAAGGAGCTCAACGAGGAGTACCGTGCCCGGCTCGTCCGCTACATTCAGGACCTGGCG GAGTACGTGGACGGATGCACAGCTGAAGCGGGTGGACGCACGCCAGCGGTGCCCCTCGAGCGCTCCAGGATGAAGAGCTTCGTGGACAACATGCTGCAGGATGTCAAGGCCTCCTACCGGTCCCGAGAGGAGCAGCTCGCCAACGCGGCGCGCGGGTACAAGAAGAGGCTGCAGCACCTGCTCAAGGTGCACGAGAGGCTGCTGGTCGCTTACAG AATGCAGCGGGAGCAGATCCTGTCGGTTGGAGAGCGCGGCCTGGACCCCGGCCCCCCGGAGTCGCACTTCGGCGTTCCCGACAACGAGCTGGAGAGCGAGATGAGCCGCGAGCTACAGAGGCTGCGGGGGGACAAGGCGCGGCTGGAGGCGCAGCTGCAGGAGCAG AAGCGCAGCGTGGACATCCTCGACCCCACCGCCTTCTCACAGCA GTCACCTGCCAATGTGGGAAAAATCTCGGAAGACGGCTGGGCGGACATCAGGAAGCAGCTGCGTGAATTCACCCACTCGACGCAG GAGGACCTCGAGAGGGAGCGTGCCCAGCTGCTGACGCGGGCCATGGTGGCAGAGGAGCAGCTCTCGGAGCTCCAGGACTACGTAGACAAGCACCTGGCAAG GTACAAACAGGAGATCATCAGACTGAGGAGACTCTTGGGCACGGAAGCGGGCCGCGCTTTCAGTGCCGATGCCCCCGACGCCCGTCATCTGCGCCACTCCAGAAGAAATGGCAGTTACGAACTGTGA